A stretch of the Halodesulfovibrio sp. MK-HDV genome encodes the following:
- a CDS encoding methyl-accepting chemotaxis protein, with translation MNFKSLKLKLLVQISACFIVFIGLLLVISISSIREEAIDSAHLLSEEVVREHKLSIEKNFDKGFTIARTLSQTIEGILNANTSKSREQLVQVLKNVALGNPDLFGVWLAFEPDAFGEDSAYLNEKTFSMSNGQFAPYWSRSGGRLSLAPCPPLNDSWYTYSRDTREEYATEVTSYTTSSGTSYSVSSLSVPIIVNGKAIGVVGVDLSTDFLNNIVDTLTAYNGNCNLTLVASNGKVQAHTGKPDALGTSIDRIIPNGRSLFQRAQQDEVVQIENDDLLRVLVPVQLGNTKMKWVATLSVAKDVALSSANDLTLKMILLGLLCILGALGATFYLAGFISRPIIQSSDVITEIAQGNLSARCHPKGQDEIATMQHAVNSMAETLQENIHEIERNMKEARARSKEAERATTQAKSAEESALQAYSQGQEAAKELDLLVLNLTSASSDLSVQIQSTSEGVNQQDARNSETATAMEEMNSTILEVARNASEAASSVDVVFHEAESGLAVVGESVSTIQNVSKLSAHLTKEMSQLGSQVESIGEILNVISDIADQTNLLALNAAIEAARAGDAGRGFAVVADEVRKLAENTMEATGRVGTAIQNIQAGTQQNINAMTNTANAVENATTLVTQSGEAFERIVAKITPATDQVRAIATAAEQQSSASEEITQAIEEISRISSMTTSKMNDAESAVHDLNSVSDSLKVTMNKLLTV, from the coding sequence ATGAACTTCAAATCGCTAAAGCTAAAATTACTCGTACAAATTTCTGCTTGCTTCATTGTATTCATTGGACTTCTCCTCGTCATTTCAATCAGCTCTATTCGTGAAGAAGCTATTGATTCTGCACATCTTTTATCAGAAGAAGTGGTACGAGAGCACAAATTGTCGATCGAGAAAAATTTTGACAAGGGCTTTACTATTGCCCGAACCCTTTCGCAAACCATTGAAGGAATACTCAACGCGAACACATCAAAAAGTCGAGAACAGCTTGTTCAAGTGTTAAAGAATGTTGCTCTCGGAAATCCCGATCTATTCGGAGTTTGGCTGGCATTTGAGCCGGATGCCTTCGGTGAAGACTCTGCTTATTTGAACGAGAAGACATTCAGCATGAGTAACGGTCAATTTGCTCCATACTGGAGCCGCTCCGGAGGGAGATTAAGTTTAGCACCTTGCCCGCCGCTTAATGACTCATGGTACACGTACAGTCGCGATACGCGTGAAGAGTACGCAACTGAAGTCACAAGTTATACAACCTCATCTGGTACTTCCTACAGTGTTTCAAGCCTCTCTGTTCCGATTATAGTGAACGGAAAAGCCATTGGAGTTGTCGGTGTCGATCTTTCGACCGATTTTCTCAATAACATTGTAGACACGCTGACCGCATACAACGGAAACTGTAATTTAACGCTTGTAGCTTCAAACGGTAAGGTTCAGGCCCATACAGGCAAGCCTGACGCATTAGGAACATCAATCGATAGAATTATCCCGAATGGTCGATCCTTATTCCAGCGCGCACAGCAAGATGAAGTTGTTCAGATAGAAAACGATGACCTTCTCCGTGTTCTCGTGCCGGTTCAACTCGGCAATACAAAAATGAAATGGGTTGCCACCCTGTCGGTAGCTAAAGACGTTGCACTTTCCAGCGCTAATGATCTAACCCTGAAGATGATCCTACTTGGCCTGCTATGCATTCTCGGTGCACTAGGTGCCACCTTCTATCTTGCCGGTTTTATCTCCCGCCCTATTATTCAAAGCTCTGATGTTATCACTGAAATTGCACAAGGCAATCTTTCCGCCCGTTGTCATCCAAAGGGACAAGACGAAATTGCCACCATGCAACACGCCGTAAACTCTATGGCAGAAACACTTCAGGAAAACATCCATGAAATTGAGCGGAATATGAAAGAAGCACGCGCCCGTTCTAAAGAAGCAGAAAGAGCCACAACACAAGCGAAGTCTGCTGAAGAAAGCGCGTTACAGGCGTACAGTCAGGGACAGGAAGCTGCAAAAGAACTTGATTTGCTTGTGCTGAATCTTACCTCGGCATCATCAGACTTGAGCGTGCAGATCCAAAGCACTTCAGAAGGTGTTAACCAGCAGGATGCACGTAACAGCGAAACCGCCACTGCAATGGAAGAAATGAACAGCACGATTTTAGAAGTTGCCCGAAACGCTTCAGAAGCTGCTTCCAGCGTGGATGTTGTTTTCCATGAAGCAGAGTCCGGACTTGCTGTTGTGGGAGAATCCGTTTCCACGATTCAAAATGTATCCAAGCTTTCAGCACATCTTACAAAAGAAATGAGCCAGCTCGGTTCGCAAGTTGAATCCATTGGTGAAATTCTTAATGTGATTAGTGACATTGCAGATCAGACAAACTTGCTCGCACTGAATGCAGCTATCGAAGCCGCACGTGCTGGCGATGCTGGACGTGGATTCGCGGTTGTAGCGGATGAAGTACGTAAGTTGGCTGAAAATACAATGGAAGCAACCGGACGCGTTGGAACCGCCATTCAAAATATTCAAGCTGGAACTCAGCAGAATATTAATGCCATGACCAACACAGCCAATGCAGTAGAAAATGCAACAACATTGGTTACCCAGTCTGGTGAAGCTTTCGAACGGATTGTAGCCAAAATCACCCCTGCCACCGATCAGGTACGTGCCATTGCAACGGCAGCAGAGCAACAATCTTCTGCAAGTGAAGAGATCACTCAGGCAATTGAAGAAATCAGTCGTATTTCCTCAATGACTACTTCTAAAATGAATGATGCTGAATCTGCCGTACACGATTTGAATTCAGTTTCTGATTCATTGAAAGTAACTATGAATAAATTGCTAACCGTCTAA
- a CDS encoding glycine zipper 2TM domain-containing protein has translation MTRSTTKRYQILLVLIALAVLAGCTNRHSPNVYSGNQTMQADNISYGTITRMNAVTIKDDNTGVGLVGGGVAGGVLGSQIGGGSGAVVGAVGGAIVGAVAGAVAEEEFQKTDGVQITVRLDAGRSVSIVQAAEGSNYSVGQRVRVVTSPNGRTRVLPY, from the coding sequence ATGACACGGTCAACAACAAAACGGTATCAAATACTACTGGTATTGATCGCGCTTGCTGTTCTAGCAGGTTGTACAAATAGACATAGTCCTAATGTTTACTCCGGTAATCAGACAATGCAGGCTGATAATATCAGCTACGGAACAATTACACGTATGAATGCGGTGACTATTAAGGATGATAATACAGGTGTAGGCCTGGTCGGCGGCGGTGTTGCCGGTGGCGTTCTTGGTAGTCAGATTGGTGGTGGTTCCGGTGCCGTTGTAGGTGCTGTCGGTGGTGCAATTGTAGGTGCTGTAGCCGGTGCAGTTGCGGAAGAAGAATTTCAAAAAACCGACGGTGTACAGATTACTGTAAGATTAGATGCCGGAAGGTCTGTATCAATTGTACAGGCAGCTGAAGGGTCAAACTATAGCGTAGGTCAGCGTGTTCGGGTGGTGACTTCACCAAACGGACGCACAAGAGTACTTCCGTACTAG
- a CDS encoding response regulator — MKILVIDDEQPTLTMFELLLSTLGHEVLLANSGERGLEVFAEHHPPLVLTDIKMPGMDGIEVLGRLKEEEPSVEVVVITGHGDMDVAIQALNLDATDFINKPLRLEVLQKALERVEERIKLSTEKFVTLSTRFTSDTMVITVRGTLGTADESEIKHAFKGAGKAQRIVLDFAENTSINGAAIALLTDAIRSFYNDGGKVVISGLSENFRNVFEIMGVTRFATFVDNIQELEM; from the coding sequence ATGAAGATTTTAGTGATTGATGACGAGCAACCTACACTAACAATGTTTGAATTGTTATTAAGTACGTTAGGACACGAAGTCCTGCTCGCTAACTCCGGAGAACGCGGGCTTGAAGTTTTTGCAGAACATCATCCGCCGCTGGTGTTAACTGATATTAAAATGCCGGGCATGGACGGTATTGAAGTGCTCGGTCGTCTTAAAGAAGAAGAGCCTAGTGTTGAAGTGGTTGTTATTACAGGGCATGGCGATATGGATGTTGCTATTCAGGCGCTAAACCTTGATGCGACAGACTTCATCAATAAGCCTCTCCGCCTTGAAGTACTCCAAAAAGCTTTGGAACGAGTGGAAGAGCGCATTAAGTTGAGCACAGAAAAATTTGTAACACTGTCCACACGATTCACAAGCGATACAATGGTAATAACCGTTCGCGGTACACTTGGTACAGCGGATGAGTCAGAGATAAAGCACGCCTTTAAAGGTGCTGGAAAAGCGCAGCGGATTGTTTTGGATTTTGCAGAAAACACATCTATCAACGGTGCTGCGATAGCGTTATTAACGGATGCAATCCGTTCTTTCTACAACGACGGTGGCAAGGTTGTTATTTCAGGCTTGTCAGAAAACTTCCGTAATGTGTTTGAAATCATGGGTGTAACTAGATTTGCAACTTTTGTAGATAATATACAAGAATTGGAAATGTAG